One Oscillospiraceae bacterium genomic region harbors:
- a CDS encoding PadR family transcriptional regulator, with the protein MSFNTGAALLDAIVLAVVGREETGTYGYRITQDVRAVLDISESTLYPVLRRLQKDGCLTVHDEPFNGRNRRYYQITPTGRAQLAGYRAEWDAYTAKIDRLFEGETQ; encoded by the coding sequence ATGTCATTCAATACCGGGGCGGCGCTGCTGGATGCCATCGTGCTGGCCGTCGTCGGGCGGGAGGAAACGGGCACCTACGGCTACCGCATCACCCAGGATGTGCGCGCCGTACTGGACATATCCGAATCCACGCTGTATCCCGTTTTGCGCCGCCTGCAAAAGGACGGCTGTCTGACCGTCCACGATGAGCCGTTCAACGGCCGCAACCGCCGCTACTACCAAATCACACCCACCGGCCGTGCCCAGCTGGCGGGGTATCGCGCCGAATGGGACGCCTACACAGCCAAGATCGACCGACTATTTGAGGGGGAGACACAATGA